The Palaemon carinicauda isolate YSFRI2023 chromosome 7, ASM3689809v2, whole genome shotgun sequence DNA window taaggaagagaccagtaatggtgaagtcactaaggaagagatgaataacagagaggtatcaaagaaagagaagaataataaaaagctctcaaagagagagaggaggaaaagagagatctcaaaggcagaaagaagaaatagaaatctctcaaaggagcggagcagtaatgaagagctctcagaggaagaggagaggtttggttctgaggacatcctggaggtcaaagagcatctaatactagaaggatggcacctcaaaatagaggtcaaataacatctaattctagaaggatgacacctcaaaatagaggtcaaagaacctccaatgctagaaggatgacacctcaaaatagaggtcaaagaacctccaatgctagaaggatgcacctcaaaatagaggtcaaagaacatataatgctagaaggatgacacctcaaaatagaggtcaaagaacctccaatgctagaaggaaggcacctcaaaatagaggtcaaagaacctccaatgctagaaggatggcacctcaaaatagaggtcaaagaacctccaatgcaagaaggatggcacctcaaaatagaggtcaaagaacctccaatgctagaaggatggcacctcaaaatagaggtcaaagaacctccaatgctagaaggatgacacctcaaaatagaggtcaaagaacctccaatgctagaaggatgcacctcaaaatagaggtcaaagaacctccaatgctagaaggatgcacctcaaaatagaggtcaaagagcatctaatgctagaaggatggcacctcaaaatagaggtcaaagagcatctaatgctagaaggatgcacctcaaaatagaggtcaaagagcatctaatgctagaaggatggcacctcaaaatagaggtcaaagagcatctaatactagaagggtggcatctcaaaatacttttatttttttgttttttttttatatttttttagatattttttcttattttttacttcttttattcttttcttaatcttttttagctttttttctcattttttttcttatttttttcaatattttttttttttttacccacgtATTTAATTACCGGCAAGTCTCCTGAGAAGCCtatcgatatgatcagctgctaattgaaGCTGCCCaatggtaccactgatggtgatcGAATGACTGAATTGGTGCCTTCGTGGCATATCTATGGAGCTGACGCCACTCTGCCAGGTGATTTCCATCAGGGttcttccttccactccatatatggctctgtggaacttccttggGACATCCAAGTCGGCACTCACGTGCCCCTTGAGGTCATAGTCCCTTGTGGTGTTAGCTCCAACCtttgcaccttggaaggtgatatgaGATGAGAAGACCCTTTTGGGCTTTTCAGGTTCCAGGTCAAAGACGATCGGTTTGCGAGCTGGTTTTTTCTCTACAAtcttctccccctccttctcctcctcctccttctcgttcttctctttctccttctccccttctccttttcctcctccttcttctcctcctcctccttctcctcctcctcttctctgggagaagtttccttttggagcttctgctcttcctgGTGGTGGTCGTTGTCAGGGAGAGCcccttttgaggctagtagccagctcagcacctgacccacaccagatgcctCTCCAACGACCTCCTTCTCTTCCTTGTGTCCGTTGGCATCCAGGTCCTCTGCTGCCTTACCTACTTTGTCTTCGTCTTCTTTATTGACACTAACATCCTTCTGTCCATCCTTCTTAACATCCTTCTCGGTCGAAATTTCTAAACTTGACCTGTTAGGTCTCACTTTCCTCGTTCCAGGTCTGCtcacttctttcttcttatctctcccTTCAAGTTGCTCCTCGAGTGAAGAGATGATCTCCTTTGCCGCAAGTAGCTCGtccttcagaccaacattttctttggtggtTTGGACGATCCTGTCCTCTGCCATTTGCTCACCAGACCTTAGATGGCAGACACGTTCCTTGAGACTATCTCTCTCCTTGGCAATGGAACCCATACTCTTCTTTAGTTTGCCAATCTCTCCTGAAGCCATAGACAGCTCATCCTTCGCCCTACAGGCTTCTTTCTTGGTGTCTTTTAACTCATTTACGAGTCAGGTGTGATTTCCTTCATTGGTCAAGTTTTTCGTCTTAGCCTCAGTCAggctcatctccagcctctctttctaTGTTTTCATCTCTCTAATGATCCCCAATTGCTCCTCAATTGTCTCTTTCAGTTCCCCCAGtctcttcctcaaatacagattccaaccgatgaataaaggtcactttttcatccttagctctttccagttgctcactcatttcaagatttatttgtcccatctcacttaatctatttagatattgtccgatggaagcatctttattAGATTATTCCTCTTTTAGGTGATCGCTGCTTTTTTGATGTTGCAACTTAGTCGAGAATTtctcaatctcgatttctttttccttttgaagagtttcgattctGTTGGAGAGACCTTGAGTCTGTGCTTTCAGTTCCTCTATCTCTTCCTCGAGTTTTGCTTCCCTCTTAATTTGGGCTTCATTTTCTTCTTGAACTTTTTCCAATTGTTGAGTCAGTCCAAGAATCTTTTGGTCCTTCTCagttaatttatctaaatgatCTCCAATTGCAATCTctttattagagagttcactctttagtcgctcgttggttagttgaagatcctgcaacttggatgagaaatgttcaatttccatttcttgatccttttgaagagtttccatagtgttggagagacgttgaatctctgccttcagctctctcttctcttcttttagTTTAGATTCCACCTGGCATCTAGAGTTGATCTCTTCCCAGGCACACTCCAATTCTCTGTCCAAAAACTCAACTTATTTTTCCATCTCCAGTTGAATATTTTTACCTAACTCCTttagttccttttcttcctcctctgtggacaagaatttccacaacaggACATTTCCAGCCACAATCATACCTACCAAAACAACCTAGAACCAATTGCCAACACTCGtttggggaacaatagttccaccctcagttcTAGTGACGAAGTCTGGCAGAAATTTCCCCAGAGTTCCAACAGATTTCAAATCAGCCTTGAGCGTTCCCAGTTtccgttccatagtctggaccttcagttgacactgctgaagatcctgccgtgatttccagaatcctccgaccacagggaaggaggataacagtccctggaggacgggaacgtctccgatcccgccctcagagtagtcattcctcttgggcagtagccaagagaccatcctgaatgCGAAGGAGTCCCGAATTTCCTTCCTTCGTCCTTCGAGTTCTaagaaatagctctcacacgccgactgctgctcctgaagatcagctgtaAGCTGTGATGCGTTGAATAATCCTCCAAAAACTCCGTTGAATTCTTTCCTCATTGTGCTGATCGCTGTTTGGCACATACCGAAAATGGTGTTCaaatctatgttagattaccatatgtttctccttcgaccaaccttattttgaaaaaccagaagtgatctcccggagaccctcaagatcccctcccagctcggagtctctcacactttcattctttgaagcctccggagaatcttccgaactgcttcagggaaattcctcctcctcttctttttcatcttgtttcatattatctatcttattattcacctttcttttcttcttccgaggatgaatctaatttttccattgtttaataataataataataataataataataataataataataataatataataataataatgataataataataataataaaggggaaacatgaaggaacacgaagaatcttcgagtgtcttccacctctgcaactaagagagaagatactctctgaagactttctgaatcgaagaatttccgggacaattctctctctctctctctctctctctctctctctctctctctctctctctctgtcagtacttTAGAGTCGCTTGCCAAGAAACCATAAATATTTAAAATCATCATTGcctcataattatttcattttctgtttcaaaatgtaatttggatatatatatatatatatatatatatatatatatatatatatatatatatatacatgcacacaaacacacatgtacacagattaaaaagttgattgaaaatgtccgatcgccaatttaaaaagatattaaaatgatcttcataTTTTCGTAATCTACGCCCTAGTGGAGACTCCCTTGTCTggatatttctgtaataataatgtgtgtgtgtgtctgtctgtgatggttatctaaattcgtcgtgtgtcctcattcccttattattcattatctcttctgctacaactgatcgaTTTAAGTAAtggcaagtcatgttatgtcagtattcaatttgtcttgaggaattatttaccttcaaatgatacagtcagcaattagtctctctctctctctctctatctctctctctttctctctctctctctctctctctctctctctccaactccaACTCTccctcccactcactcactcactcactcccactcccactctcactctcactcactcactcccactctcagtcCCACTCttactctcactcccactcccactctctcactcactcactcactctcactcccactctctctctcactcactcactcttacTCTCTCACgcactcactcactcccactcccactcccactctctcactcactcactcactctcactcccactctcactcctactcactcccactcccactctcactcactcactctcactctcactcactctcactctcactctcaccccTCACTCTCTCACCCACTCTCTCTCCCACTCACTtcctctcccactcccactcactcccactctcactcactccaactctcactctcactcactctcactctcactctctcactcactctcactcattCACTCTCACTCCCAATCCCAcgctcactctcactcccactcccactgtCTCACTcacccactctcactcccactctctctcactcactcactctcactccccctcccactctcactctcactcccactcccactctctcactcactcactctcactcccactctctctctcactcactcactctcactctccctcccactctctctctcactcactcactctcactctccctcccactctcactctcactcccactcctactccctcACTCACTCAcgcactctcactcccactctcactctcactcactcccacaaactcccactcccactctcactcactcactcactcactcccctcccactctcactcccactcccactctctctcactcactcactctcactcccactctcactctcactctcactcactcccactcccactcccactctcactcacctcactcactcactctcactcactcactcactctcactctcactcccactcactcccactcccactcccactctctcactcactcactcgcactcccactctcactcccattcactcccactctctcactcactcactctcactctctctctcactctcactcccaatctcactctcactctcaatctcactctcactcccactctcactcactctcactcccactctcactcccactcccacacccactctcactcactcactctcactctctctcactcccactcccactcactcactccaaATCTCAGTCACTCCaaatctcactcactctcactcccactcactcactctcactcccactcactcactctctccaaCTCTCACTCCTACTCCCACACCCACTcgcactcactcactctcactctctctcactcccactcccactcactcacctcaaatctcactcactctctctcccactcccactcatggaagcaaatagaaggaattactgaaaacatcatggagctaaaaaatatcagaaagagcaagccgaggtagattaataatgcccaaAAATAAACCAGgaaaactgagaaaggcgcacaggacattaatccactacgcaccagcatcgatataatgcagcgactatttaatgtgctgccagctcatctaagaaacatatcaggagtgagcgtagatgcgtttaagaataagctcgataaatacctaagatgcatcccagaccatccaagactggaagatgcaaaatacaccggaagatgcattagcaactctggtggatatacgaggtgcctcacactgagggacctgggggaacccaaatatagaataaggcaataaggtaaggctctctctctctctctctctctctctcaatttttcgtTCCTTAAACTATCGATGTAGTTATGTTTGAGTGAATAGACTGCATTCGCCTTATCATCGCTACGTATTGATTTTGAAAGTGGATTGAaattgacattttatttcatatatctctGTTCTTAACATTTAGGCTGAATAGCCAAGTCTTAGAACTTATTATTCGCACAAGAAGAATAATTCACTATGAAAACGTTAATATTCATGTATTGTATGTTATAATTatgtgcgtatgtttatatatatatatatatatatatatatatatatatatacatatatatatatatatatatatgtgtgtgtgtgtgtgtgtatatatgtatatatatatatatatatatatataagagagagagagagagagagagagagagagagagagagagagagagagagagaatgcagcacaAAGTAGGAACGAAATGTCACTTGCAAAATCATAGTACGTAGTGAGCCGAAGTGCTCCCTAGGGGTGGGGAACGAATGGACTGTACTGTTTATGGGTTGTTGCTGGAGAAATCCGGGATAACCAAAATAGTGTCTATAAGTACAGGATGGACTCTCCTCTCCCCTGCAGTCCGAAGTCACAATCTGACCTGTATATTAAATTGTGTATTTATTAAGATACCATTCTTTGAAAAAGTTAATTATCCCTGATCATAGAAATTGttgataaatataatcaaaatttcatTGGCATATGCCTATGTACTttactcacttatatatatatatatatatatatatatatatatatatatatatatataatatatatatataaataactaaatggtgattaaataggttgcaaagcacaaaaaaaaagcgtaggcctacccactactTTATTACCATCTATTTGCAGTTGAtcgccataacttccatttatttaatttatttttgctctccggaacacctcccaataaatcgttgattagtaatggctggaaacgaacaattgaacgcgtaccccttcaggaactgatgaaaaatgtcgtaatcttgggtgaaggaagacgctcaagccgccgcgatttttttttaaaacatgaaacatagtctggcggcaactgcagcggcttgaggcttcccgcgtcTCCTATCTGGCCGCCTACAGAAGATACCCAAGGTTTCAAttttgccgcgggaacctcttcccGTTAACCGCGCCGCTAGCCGAGCTTGGTTACGGCCACCTAGAGATTCAGGCCTGGTGGATCACCCAGATTTCTTAATCCCCATCATCACAGAGGCCATCGTCAGATCGTCTTTTTCGcggctttatctctctctctctctctctctcctctctctctctctctctctctctctctctcaaccaaatcCAAGAACGTGacaaattggcaaaaaaaaaaacaaaaaaagacacGCGGTACAATTTCCTTTTTTACTCAGTATTTGAATAAGTAAGAATTCTTAGCATAAAACGTATTCACTTACtgtgggggtgtcgtgcatatacagaatgtagggATGTCAAGCATATAGTTTTCggaaagagcccgtgtcttacataaggtaaggcaatctacatacacacacatatacagaattTGGAGTGTCGTGCATAAACAGAATATAGGGGCATCGTGCATATATAAACTGTGGGGATGTCGTGCATGAGCAGAATGTGTGGATATGAAGCATATACAGGATGTGGGGGTATCGTGCATAAACAGAAATGTCCGTTTTTGTCTCTCATATAGTAAAAATTAAAACCTTTCATTTCTGGTCAAATTACCCATTTACAATCTGACGTTTGAATTTGCCAGACCacctgggtgagagagagagagagagagagagagagagagagagagagagagagagagagagagagagagagagttcaatatagTGAAAATATCATGGTGATAGTTTCCTTGATTCaaattagtttatgtaaatatatttgaaaatggcagaaaaggtAATACATAGTATCCTCTGTGAAAACAGGCATTTGAAGGCTTCGTTTCTCGGTGCGAATGTACTCATAGGTACGGTTGGACACAAATTAGGTGTGCACATTCTCTTGAGCTTAAAGGTCCCTCGtgattggcagagacaagggacaggataatgctcAGGAGGCTGACCTTGgatgcataagatcagcgcccaagtcacctccccattaagctaggagcagggaggcccaggcaaaggatgctgatgactcagcaggtagacctgtaggctagccTCCTGAGACCCcatcctttcctcacaaggatggtgaggttacagacacttctagaagctatcgagctcaagcggatcttgaactctcgtccaatagATTGGCAGGCAGTGATTTTTCTAATAAGCTACCACAAGCAAAGTAGATAATATCGCCTAAAAATAGATGCTTGTAATAACTAATTATTTAGGGATTTGAATAAAAGAAGTAAcgaagtgtaggaatttgcacacagCTGTAGATGTCTAAAAGGACAGATCATGTTTATGCAATTGCACGAGCCAGGATTCCTAGTGGATACACCAATGCACCTATAACCATTGTATCACCTTCTACTCAACTTACTACcaggtaaaaaaaactctaattatacctacTGAGCCTAAGGTGAGGCATACAAGATGTTTTGCAAGTAGTATTAACTGAAAATGTATGTTAACGATAACCTTCTTCTAGAACCTTCTAAAATATCTTTCCTTGAAGGACCTGGAAATGACCTTATCTACACAAATGCAGATGTCATTCAAGCAGAGGATACATATGTGTAACGGCATATGCAATTGATTCATAGCAAGaaaccaagacgtccatgactgtggtttttagtccatccctgacccagcaattcagagaagacccattgaaattttctctcagtagagcccgaagggaggcatatggcttaatataaacagccactatttcgttgatatatatatatatatatatatatatatatagatatagatagatagatagatagatagatagattatatgtgtatatatatttttaaaaaataaacaaaaccagtTTAAAATCGATCAgggaaatttctgatattatttattttatcaactATCAAAGAGAACAGGAATTTTATCATCATATTCACTAattaaagtgcatgatatattcataggacaatataaaaataactttgatttgTCTTTGCTTATAAAACTGTTCACGAAAATTTAGATCAATAAGAAAAATGCATTCTTAAACCAGTAGATGAGATTTTGATGAAGAGTACCATACACCGTATAAgtataagtatcgtataagtataATATGGGCTTAATTTATTGTTAAGACTT harbors:
- the LOC137643760 gene encoding nucleolar protein 58-like, with product MASGEIGKLKKSMGSIAKERDSLKERVCHLRSGEQMAEDRIVQTTKENVGLKDELLAAKEIISSLEEQLEGRDKKKEVSRPGTRKVRPNRSSLEISTEKDVKKDGQKDVSVNKEDEDKVGKAAEDLDANGHKEEKEVVGEASGVGQVLSWLLASKGALPDNDHHQEEQKLQKETSPREEEEEKEEEEKKEEEKEKGRRRKRRTRRRRRRRRGRRL